A genomic segment from Neobacillus sp. YX16 encodes:
- a CDS encoding helix-hairpin-helix domain-containing protein → MTPTPKGKFWRVRKSWWILLTFTVMFNWVAFFIIGSKVNHKKWKMYGALYAIPFILLMAIGDRYESNDWQWDLMGTSLLGGWIASMIHAFRIRKEYLYRLEAIELREPYEDYKLRGKIQSEYGVKFNQAPIEQSLEQPNPVSQQAPTQPAHSHPPTRTAEVSPVQTERHKPDPVDLNKASELELAMLPGVGPILAKRAMMERDKLGGFRSLEDFSQLLGLKPHIVEKIRPLVVVIPTEDSSQRWTGRMVDF, encoded by the coding sequence ATGACACCAACACCGAAGGGGAAGTTTTGGAGAGTAAGGAAATCTTGGTGGATTTTATTAACCTTTACGGTAATGTTTAATTGGGTCGCTTTTTTCATTATTGGCTCTAAAGTAAATCATAAAAAATGGAAAATGTATGGAGCTCTTTATGCCATACCATTTATCCTCCTTATGGCAATCGGAGACCGTTACGAATCAAATGACTGGCAATGGGATTTAATGGGTACTTCTCTGTTAGGGGGATGGATAGCCTCCATGATCCATGCCTTTCGTATTCGTAAGGAGTACTTGTATCGATTAGAAGCAATAGAATTAAGAGAACCTTATGAGGATTATAAATTAAGAGGAAAAATTCAATCCGAGTATGGAGTAAAGTTCAACCAAGCTCCCATCGAACAGTCGCTGGAGCAGCCAAACCCAGTATCGCAGCAGGCTCCAACACAGCCAGCGCATTCTCATCCACCTACCCGAACAGCAGAGGTTTCCCCGGTTCAAACAGAGCGGCATAAACCAGATCCTGTTGACTTGAATAAGGCTTCTGAGCTGGAACTTGCCATGCTGCCAGGTGTGGGTCCAATCTTGGCAAAAAGAGCAATGATGGAGCGGGATAAATTAGGCGGCTTCCGATCACTGGAGGATTTCTCCCAGCTGTTGGGCCTAAAACCGCATATCGTTGAAAAAATTCGTCCACTTGTGGTGGTAATCCCAACAGAAGATTCATCACAGAGATGGACTGGACGGATGGTTGATTTTTAA
- a CDS encoding DUF2997 domain-containing protein, with amino-acid sequence MSKQLRIQIFQDGQIQAEVLGVKGKKCTDYISLLEELLEAEIIESEYTSEYYQTEEVHIDEMQSNPITVNTKGVR; translated from the coding sequence ATGTCAAAGCAATTACGAATACAAATTTTTCAAGACGGTCAAATCCAAGCTGAAGTTCTAGGAGTGAAAGGGAAAAAGTGTACAGATTATATCTCCCTGCTCGAGGAATTATTGGAAGCAGAAATCATTGAATCTGAATATACTTCCGAGTATTACCAAACAGAAGAAGTTCATATAGACGAAATGCAATCCAACCCGATTACCGTGAACACAAAGGGGGTAAGGTAA
- a CDS encoding 4Fe-4S single cluster domain-containing protein, translating to MKLRIHQFIPFTRVEGPGERACLQVQGCPIRCSGCAVPFTWSTKGGYDVTVEELAQKIIAGPKVEGITFLGGEPFEQAEALAELGARLKETGLSVMTFSGYVLEDIKSANRKDWNDLLRVTDLLIDGPFQKEKRDLSRPWVGSSNQRYHFLTDRYAYLKDELTNTPNRMEITLKPDGRVFANGMATIEDLEGLFNELIK from the coding sequence ATGAAACTTCGAATTCACCAATTCATTCCCTTTACCCGTGTGGAAGGTCCGGGTGAACGGGCTTGTCTTCAAGTTCAAGGCTGTCCGATTCGCTGTTCCGGCTGTGCTGTTCCATTTACCTGGTCCACAAAGGGTGGCTACGATGTAACCGTCGAAGAACTTGCCCAGAAGATAATAGCTGGACCTAAGGTGGAGGGTATCACCTTTTTAGGAGGCGAACCTTTTGAACAAGCGGAAGCACTCGCAGAATTGGGCGCACGTTTGAAGGAAACGGGGTTATCGGTCATGACCTTTTCAGGTTACGTTCTGGAAGATATCAAGAGTGCTAATCGTAAGGATTGGAATGACTTATTACGTGTAACGGACCTTTTGATTGATGGCCCTTTTCAAAAAGAAAAGCGGGACCTCAGCAGGCCCTGGGTAGGATCATCCAATCAAAGGTATCACTTTTTAACCGATCGCTATGCTTACTTGAAGGACGAGTTAACGAATACACCGAACCGAATGGAAATAACTTTAAAACCTGATGGACGTGTTTTTGCGAACGGTATGGCAACCATTGAGGATTTAGAAGGATTATTCAACGAGTTAATAAAATAA